A region of the Bombus affinis isolate iyBomAffi1 chromosome 7, iyBomAffi1.2, whole genome shotgun sequence genome:
CGCAGTTAGCCGAAAGCAGCCCTTCACAATTAATAGCGCTTCGAAAACTCCAACAAAATGCTACGCCGTACCGCAAGCACTTATAAGATTTTAATCCTCATTTTTGCATCAGAAGATTTGTCGCATTTCTATTGATCGAGTCATGAaatcaaattattataaaattacacaATTACACGAATAGTTATACAGAAATTGATGAActcgtaaaattgtacaattattgtaaaatggcaaattgaattgaaaaaaacaattttattttgcgAATCAACAAAGCCATTTAGTCATTTAAAATCCTTCCAATATCCACAATCCCCAAATCCTTTACAGTTCCCATACGGTTAAGTTATAAAAAATGACGAGAGACTCCGACAAAACTGGTAAGTATAGGTAAGTATTGATgagattaattttttaggaacaTAAAATAACACAAGAGATAAAttgcaataaattattttattttttattatatggtACAATCATTTCCAAGAAGATTGTTGCTGCTGGTTCCTTGTAGTATCGTGTTTGTTGTATCTTCCGTCAGAGTAGCTTTTCTGTAATCAATACAAAAAAAAAGCaaattatttctaatatttaacTAAACTTTGGAAcaatattgaaataataaaaacaaaaaaatatagtgAGTAAAGTACTATACTTAGGAAAACCTTCATTAATAGTTGAAATAGATTGTCACTGTCTTTATCTGACTCATTTGTTAAAGGCATATTAACCGgataatataatactacaaaAGCATTTCTGTAAAAGTAGCTATATGTATGTGTTGAAATATctctttaatttattatattcttttaatattattagagaaataatattattgttttattaaaatattataatatgaatttCATTACAgtgtaaattattaaatgtagAAATAAATAATCACGATTAGACCGCGGATTTTGATGCTAATTTATATTTTCGAGAATGTATAATTAAAGAAGTAGAGTCTCGATAGAAAATGATTTTGCCTATCATTATAGAAAACACGCTGTTACTGCGCCGATACAAATACACATTTCCCCGCTTTTCTCCCACCAAGAGTACTCGAGAAGAAATGTGCGTGTAGTTCGTCTATTGGCCGCTAAAGATCGTCATTCTTTGTGCGCATTTTTTGGTTGATTTATTTAACATTGCATCGGCGATCTTCCTACGTACTCATCTCTGGCAATGTCTATGCGTCACTTGTGTCAAACGGATGGGCAAAAGTACAAAATAAACAGCTATGGATGGAAGTCAATCTAAAACAAGCGATTCACAGTTCATTTCGTTTCAAGATTTTCCTTCGATAAATCATGAAGGAAATATTGGTCAAGCACAACTGGATGTCAATACTTCCAGTCATCAAGGTTTTAATAACCTGTCAAATGATCCTACGGGAATTGGTATTATCGAAGATCTTCAAGGAATGCCCGATAAAAGTGAAGGTTTATATTTATGCGATCTTTTATTTAGTTtcaaataactttataacgatTGTTGCTATTCCTGTGGAGggcaaatattataatttaagatattatgtTACATCTGTTACATCAATTTCAGTCTATGCACTGCTTTAGAACATTGTATCGCTTCCCTTTTAGCAGCATCGCATAGCTTTTGGACAATAGAGTATTACCAGAAATTCTTCAACGTAAAGACAGATGATGTGGTAGAAAGAATCAAAAGGTCTATGTTTCCACATGGAAGTGATAATTATTTGATATCTCATATTAGACCAAATCCAGATCTTTATGGTCCATTTTGGATATGCGTTACACTAATATTTTCTATAGCCATTAGTGGGAATCTGGCTGATTATTTACATACAGCTAATTCAGGCAAATATCATTGGAGGTATGAATTTCATATTGTGTCTTATGCTGCCACCTGTATATTTTTGTATGCATGGCTATTACCACTTACGTTATGGGGTGCAATGAAGTGGACCAGCAGTTCAACAAATACAGAGGAGGAATTAATCGAGGTTTGACTTTGCCCATTTATCTTTCTTAAGAGACACTACATAATAATAACATTCAAGGGACATCTTTGTTTTAGTCTTACGCAACACCTGGCCTTTTGGAACTTTTATGTCTTTATGGGTACTCTTTAGCCATTTATATTCCCGTAGCTTTTCTATGGACAATTCAATTTGAATGGTTACAATGGAGTTTAGTTGCACTAGCTACGTTTTTATCTGGAGGAGTATTATTGAGAT
Encoded here:
- the LOC126918904 gene encoding protein YIPF1 isoform X1; the protein is MDGSQSKTSDSQFISFQDFPSINHEGNIGQAQLDVNTSSHQGFNNLSNDPTGIGIIEDLQGMPDKSEAASHSFWTIEYYQKFFNVKTDDVVERIKRSMFPHGSDNYLISHIRPNPDLYGPFWICVTLIFSIAISGNLADYLHTANSGKYHWRYEFHIVSYAATCIFLYAWLLPLTLWGAMKWTSSSTNTEEELIESYATPGLLELLCLYGYSLAIYIPVAFLWTIQFEWLQWSLVALATFLSGGVLLRSLLPLISGRYRIMYIVIILGMHLLLATGFMRYFFHAPTKSFPIEHMETTIHTIATGNDSRNNSG
- the LOC126918904 gene encoding protein YIPF1 isoform X2 yields the protein MDGSQSKTSDSQFISFQDFPSINHEGNIGQAQLDVNTSSHQGFNNLSNDPTGIGIIEDLQGMPDKSEASHSFWTIEYYQKFFNVKTDDVVERIKRSMFPHGSDNYLISHIRPNPDLYGPFWICVTLIFSIAISGNLADYLHTANSGKYHWRYEFHIVSYAATCIFLYAWLLPLTLWGAMKWTSSSTNTEEELIESYATPGLLELLCLYGYSLAIYIPVAFLWTIQFEWLQWSLVALATFLSGGVLLRSLLPLISGRYRIMYIVIILGMHLLLATGFMRYFFHAPTKSFPIEHMETTIHTIATGNDSRNNSG